Proteins encoded in a region of the Pseudomonas shahriarae genome:
- a CDS encoding DUF1329 domain-containing protein, protein MFHTPRILTASLALALGLAAGNALAALSPQDAQQLKAQLTPLGAERAGNAAGTIPTWEGGITQAPKGYEKGKHHVDPFAGDKPLFTITKANLEQYKANLTAGEIALFNSYPDTFQMPIYPSRRSGSAPQWVYDNTFKNATSAKLLDGGTGFADAFGGVPFPIPQNGVEALWNHITRYRGTYVVRRASEAPVQRNGSFALVTSQQEGLFNYYRQGGQYADLKNILFYYLTFVKSPARLAGGATLVHETLDQIKDARQAWIYDAGQRRVRRAPNLAYDTPISSSDGLRTADDTDMFNGSPDRYDWKLLGKKEIYIPYNNYKVASADVKYADLLKVGHLNPQYTRYELHRVWVVEGTLKPTARHLYSKRVLYLDEDSWGAAVVDQYDGRGELWRVSMAYLKNFYDLPTTWSALDVFHDLQARRYYVQNLDNEEPQTVDFGQAIPEDSYFMPSALRLRGTR, encoded by the coding sequence ATGTTCCACACACCTCGAATACTCACCGCCAGCCTGGCCCTGGCCCTCGGCCTGGCCGCCGGCAATGCGCTTGCTGCGCTCTCGCCCCAGGATGCGCAACAGCTCAAGGCCCAGCTCACACCGCTCGGCGCCGAGCGCGCGGGCAATGCCGCCGGCACCATCCCGACCTGGGAAGGTGGGATCACCCAGGCCCCCAAGGGCTATGAAAAGGGTAAACACCATGTCGACCCTTTTGCCGGCGACAAGCCGCTGTTCACCATCACCAAGGCCAACCTGGAACAGTACAAGGCCAACCTGACGGCGGGCGAGATCGCCTTGTTCAACAGCTACCCCGACACCTTCCAGATGCCCATCTACCCAAGCCGGCGTTCTGGCTCGGCGCCCCAGTGGGTGTATGACAACACCTTCAAGAACGCCACCAGCGCCAAGCTGCTGGACGGCGGCACCGGCTTCGCCGACGCCTTTGGCGGCGTGCCATTCCCCATTCCGCAAAACGGTGTGGAAGCACTGTGGAACCACATCACCCGCTATCGCGGCACCTACGTGGTCCGCCGTGCTTCGGAAGCGCCCGTGCAGCGCAATGGCAGCTTCGCCCTGGTCACGTCGCAGCAGGAAGGGTTGTTTAACTATTACCGGCAGGGCGGGCAGTACGCCGACCTGAAGAACATCCTGTTCTACTACCTGACCTTCGTAAAAAGCCCGGCCCGCCTGGCCGGTGGCGCGACCCTGGTACACGAGACCCTCGACCAGATCAAAGACGCGCGCCAAGCCTGGATCTACGACGCCGGCCAACGCCGCGTACGCCGCGCGCCGAACCTGGCGTACGACACGCCGATCTCGTCCTCCGATGGCCTGCGCACGGCAGATGACACCGACATGTTCAACGGCTCGCCGGATCGCTACGACTGGAAACTGCTGGGCAAGAAGGAAATCTACATCCCCTACAACAACTACAAAGTCGCCAGCGCCGACGTGAAATACGCCGACCTGCTCAAGGTCGGACACCTCAACCCGCAATACACGCGCTACGAACTGCACCGTGTGTGGGTTGTCGAAGGCACCCTGAAACCGACGGCGCGTCACCTGTACTCCAAACGCGTGCTGTACCTCGATGAAGACAGCTGGGGCGCAGCGGTGGTTGATCAGTACGACGGTCGTGGCGAACTGTGGCGGGTGTCGATGGCCTACCTGAAGAACTTCTACGACCTGCCCACGACCTGGAGTGCATTGGATGTGTTCCATGACCTGCAGGCGCGGCGTTATTACGTGCAGAACCTGGATAACGAAGAACCGCAGACGGTGGATTTTGGCCAGGCGATTCCTGAGGACTCTTACTTTATGCCGTCGGCGTTGCGCTTGCGGGGCACGCGGTAG
- a CDS encoding phospholipase — translation MKLPSLLLCLGLCSLSPGAGAWSNHSVGSYLALRDLPALREAPEVAVESLEQFVSEQYPGLVALLDEQENFARKHFPDYPPRPDNLRLAPQPGADLRRDLLMALRVNPQIHLAQVIQPMPGEDLAGRPQLKATEVMVEQTLSPWNRQRFIQLQPGQTVAPLAVLATAADEPDYGHDINLFSDNPGAVGALYGFGVQSFGDARFQYSSQAPFHMGFFHESAVVYVAAPFLLRNWPDWRAYQYFGLARFAFANGHPYWGYRFLGWGMHYLQDLTQPYHATTLPGDDLTSMLLMEGKALAGYDSDKRAAIERVATRHNEVERYQFAWLRHLLLTGADNPMLTAYADATQDADYPAYSTDYLRQVVSAQADAQAVAFDEAIGQWLTTPGATQSFSAGNQLPAERYDHARLNEQLVQLLRHFGAHSRNYVRAGLDRPAPAQ, via the coding sequence ATGAAGTTGCCGTCGTTGCTGCTGTGCCTGGGGCTGTGCAGTCTGTCGCCTGGGGCCGGTGCATGGTCCAATCACAGCGTGGGCAGCTACCTGGCCCTGCGGGATTTGCCCGCGTTGCGCGAGGCGCCCGAGGTGGCGGTCGAGTCCCTTGAGCAGTTTGTGTCCGAGCAGTACCCAGGGCTGGTGGCCTTGCTGGACGAGCAGGAAAACTTCGCCCGCAAGCACTTTCCCGACTACCCGCCGCGCCCCGACAACCTGCGTCTGGCGCCGCAGCCTGGGGCCGATCTGCGCCGGGACTTGCTCATGGCCCTGCGGGTCAACCCACAGATCCACCTGGCCCAGGTGATCCAGCCCATGCCCGGCGAGGACCTGGCTGGGCGCCCGCAGCTCAAGGCCACCGAAGTGATGGTCGAACAGACCCTCTCGCCGTGGAATCGCCAGCGCTTTATCCAACTGCAGCCGGGGCAGACGGTCGCGCCGCTGGCCGTGCTGGCAACCGCCGCGGACGAGCCGGACTACGGCCACGATATCAACCTGTTCAGCGATAACCCAGGGGCGGTCGGCGCACTCTATGGCTTCGGTGTGCAGTCGTTTGGCGACGCGCGCTTCCAGTACAGCTCCCAGGCGCCGTTTCATATGGGCTTCTTTCACGAGAGCGCGGTGGTCTATGTCGCCGCGCCTTTCCTGTTGCGTAACTGGCCGGACTGGCGGGCCTACCAGTACTTCGGTCTGGCGCGTTTTGCCTTCGCCAATGGCCATCCCTACTGGGGCTATCGCTTCCTCGGATGGGGCATGCACTACCTGCAGGACCTGACCCAGCCGTATCACGCCACCACTCTGCCGGGCGATGACTTGACCAGCATGCTGCTGATGGAAGGCAAGGCCCTGGCCGGCTACGACAGCGACAAGCGGGCGGCGATCGAACGTGTCGCCACGCGCCACAATGAGGTGGAGCGCTACCAGTTCGCCTGGCTGCGCCACCTGCTGCTGACGGGGGCGGATAACCCGATGCTGACGGCCTATGCCGACGCCACTCAGGACGCCGATTACCCGGCTTACTCGACGGACTACCTGCGCCAAGTGGTCAGTGCCCAGGCGGATGCCCAGGCCGTGGCGTTCGACGAGGCCATCGGCCAGTGGCTGACCACGCCCGGGGCGACCCAGAGCTTCAGTGCCGGCAACCAGTTGCCCGCCGAACGCTACGACCATGCCCGGCTCAACGAACAGTTGGTGCAGTTGCTACGCCACTTTGGCGCCCACAGTCGCAACTACGTCAGGGCTGGTCTCGACCGCCCGGCGCCGGCGCAGTAA
- a CDS encoding DUF1302 domain-containing protein, with amino-acid sequence MSTTVRAQGSGSEGKWSITSTGAGVGLVGLLQLCSGGTVQAMEFSVLDNQVTGSFDSTLSYGRLWRVQGRDKGNDDVNTNDGNRNFDTGLVSEVYKITSELEANYQNYGLFVRGTGFYDTQIMDKRNDYYRNNSPSQPSQSHPQDDHFTDQTRDIAGSRVEILDSYIYGNWDVGQMPLTARLGRQVFNWGEGIFYRGGVNTTNPVDAAKYRLPGAEVKEVLMPVEAISFNIGLSDNLSMESFYQWNWKETRIDPVGTFYSQSDLFADGGRTGYNNFTGSALDTPTPIGGNVIGLYDALGNNPMFGGMLRSTGLYANGMTPAYGNTLKVASIGKDYNARNDGQYGFAFRYIAEELNSTEFGLYLVNYHAKEPTIAADLAGYKGIDMAALTSMLSSVAGSQAAALANGLATVDVMGNIQAHRRYAEDIRMYGFSFNTTLGKASVFGELAYRPNLPIGIAATNDLIGDLANGAGAAAGGQFINVGGQMVNLNSQIDNSERVEAFNTSLGSIYNFGPGLSFDSLFGVFELASEHLRGSSLKYQAYDGSTRYYAGSGNTSYVSGGERDDQVSRDSYSYTVMFNGTWNDVFAGVNLSPYAVYKDDFKGNSYQAGNYIEGRKAYTLGLKANYQNKLEAELQYTEFFGGGQNNVIRDRDNIGFNLKYFL; translated from the coding sequence ATGAGCACCACAGTGCGCGCGCAAGGCTCGGGATCCGAGGGTAAATGGTCCATCACATCCACTGGGGCGGGCGTCGGCCTGGTAGGTCTGTTGCAACTGTGCAGCGGCGGGACCGTGCAGGCCATGGAGTTCAGCGTGCTGGACAACCAGGTCACCGGCTCGTTCGACAGCACCCTGTCTTATGGGCGTCTGTGGCGGGTCCAGGGGCGTGACAAGGGCAACGACGACGTCAACACCAACGACGGCAATCGCAACTTCGATACCGGGCTGGTTTCCGAGGTGTACAAGATCACTTCGGAGCTGGAAGCCAACTATCAGAACTACGGGCTGTTCGTGCGTGGCACGGGGTTCTATGACACCCAGATCATGGACAAGCGCAACGACTACTACCGCAACAACAGCCCGTCGCAACCCAGCCAGAGCCATCCCCAGGATGACCACTTCACCGACCAGACCCGCGACATTGCCGGTAGCCGTGTGGAGATTCTCGACTCCTACATCTATGGCAACTGGGACGTTGGCCAGATGCCTCTGACCGCGCGCCTGGGGCGCCAGGTGTTCAACTGGGGCGAGGGCATTTTCTATCGCGGCGGGGTCAATACCACCAACCCGGTGGACGCGGCCAAGTACCGCCTGCCGGGCGCCGAGGTCAAGGAAGTGCTGATGCCGGTGGAAGCCATCAGCTTCAATATCGGCTTGAGCGACAACCTGTCGATGGAGAGCTTCTATCAGTGGAACTGGAAGGAGACCCGCATCGACCCGGTCGGCACCTTCTATTCCCAGAGCGACCTGTTCGCCGATGGCGGCCGCACGGGGTACAACAACTTCACCGGCAGCGCCCTCGACACCCCGACGCCCATCGGCGGCAACGTCATCGGGTTATACGACGCCCTGGGCAACAACCCGATGTTCGGCGGCATGCTGCGCAGTACCGGGCTGTATGCCAACGGCATGACCCCGGCCTACGGCAACACCCTCAAGGTGGCGTCCATCGGCAAGGACTACAACGCGCGCAACGATGGCCAGTACGGCTTTGCCTTCCGCTACATCGCCGAGGAACTCAACAGCACCGAGTTCGGCCTGTACCTGGTCAACTACCACGCCAAGGAGCCGACCATCGCCGCAGACCTGGCGGGCTACAAGGGCATCGACATGGCGGCGCTGACCAGCATGCTGTCGTCGGTGGCCGGCAGCCAGGCCGCGGCCTTGGCCAATGGCCTGGCGACGGTGGATGTAATGGGCAATATCCAGGCGCACCGGCGTTATGCCGAAGACATCCGCATGTATGGCTTCAGCTTCAACACCACCCTGGGCAAGGCCTCGGTGTTTGGCGAGCTGGCCTACCGGCCGAACCTGCCGATTGGTATCGCCGCCACCAACGACCTGATCGGCGACCTGGCCAATGGCGCCGGCGCGGCGGCGGGCGGGCAGTTCATCAATGTCGGCGGGCAGATGGTCAACCTCAACAGCCAGATCGACAACTCCGAGCGCGTCGAGGCCTTCAACACCTCGCTGGGCAGCATCTACAACTTCGGCCCGGGCCTGAGCTTCGACTCGCTGTTCGGCGTGTTCGAACTGGCCTCCGAGCACCTGCGCGGCAGCAGCCTGAAGTACCAGGCCTACGATGGCAGCACCCGCTACTACGCGGGCAGCGGCAACACCTCTTATGTGTCTGGTGGTGAGCGTGATGACCAGGTCAGCCGTGATTCCTACAGCTATACAGTGATGTTCAACGGCACCTGGAACGACGTGTTCGCCGGGGTCAACCTGTCGCCCTACGCGGTCTACAAGGACGACTTCAAGGGCAACTCCTATCAGGCCGGCAACTACATCGAGGGACGCAAGGCTTACACCCTGGGGCTCAAGGCCAACTACCAGAACAAGCTGGAAGCCGAGCTGCAATACACCGAGTTCTTTGGTGGCGGCCAGAACAACGTGATCCGCGACCGCGACAACATCGGTTTCAACCTCAAGTACTTCCTGTAA
- a CDS encoding FGGY-family carbohydrate kinase, with amino-acid sequence MNKESFVDNNSPDKHYVLAIDNGTQSVRALLFDLQGNLLGKGKVELQAYYSTQPGWAEQDPDYYWRKLGEACQQLWAQTGIDRSLIRGVSLTTQRGTLINVDAQGQALRPAILWLDQRQCEPEGGIKGPWGWLFKLIGAEATVDYFRAQAEANWIAQHQPDIWAATDKFLLLSGFLSHRLTGRFVDSVGCCVGYLPFDFKHLRWAAPRDWKWQALAVRAQQLPRLYKPGEELGRITAEASRHTGIPEGLPLIAAGSDKACEVLGSGVVEATTACLSYGTTATITTTRSRYLEIVPLIPPYPAAIPDHYNCEVMIYRGYWMVSWFKNEFGLREMQQAREQGLEPEQLFDALVNAVPPGSMGLTLQPYWSPGIREPGVEAKGAMIGFGDVHTRAHIYRAILEGLAYALRQGKERIERRSKLSIKRLRVAGGGSQSDAAMQLTADIFGLPAERPHVYEASGLGAAIACAVGLGLYPDFDTAIAAMTRTAEVFMPQPEAQQMYDRLYREVYLHMYRQLKPLYQSIREITGYPA; translated from the coding sequence ATGAATAAAGAGAGCTTCGTGGATAACAATTCCCCCGACAAACACTATGTGCTGGCGATCGACAACGGCACCCAGAGTGTCCGCGCGCTGTTGTTCGACTTGCAGGGCAATCTGCTGGGCAAAGGCAAGGTCGAGTTGCAGGCCTACTACTCCACGCAGCCCGGCTGGGCCGAGCAGGATCCGGATTACTACTGGCGCAAACTGGGCGAAGCCTGCCAGCAGTTGTGGGCGCAGACCGGCATCGACCGCAGCCTGATCCGTGGCGTGTCCCTGACCACCCAGCGCGGCACCTTGATCAATGTCGATGCCCAGGGCCAGGCCTTGCGCCCGGCGATCCTCTGGCTCGACCAGCGTCAGTGCGAGCCCGAGGGCGGGATCAAGGGCCCGTGGGGCTGGCTGTTCAAGTTGATCGGCGCCGAGGCCACGGTGGACTATTTTCGCGCCCAGGCCGAGGCCAACTGGATCGCCCAGCATCAGCCGGATATCTGGGCCGCCACCGACAAGTTCCTGCTGCTCTCGGGCTTTCTCAGCCATCGCCTGACCGGGCGTTTTGTCGACTCGGTGGGGTGCTGCGTGGGCTACTTGCCCTTCGACTTCAAGCACCTGCGCTGGGCCGCGCCCCGGGACTGGAAATGGCAGGCCCTGGCGGTGCGTGCGCAGCAGTTGCCGCGCCTGTATAAGCCAGGAGAAGAACTGGGCCGCATCACCGCCGAGGCCAGCCGCCACACCGGGATCCCCGAGGGCCTGCCACTGATTGCCGCCGGCTCCGACAAGGCCTGCGAGGTGCTCGGTTCCGGCGTGGTGGAGGCGACGACCGCGTGCCTGTCCTACGGCACCACGGCGACCATCACCACTACCCGCTCGCGCTACCTGGAGATAGTGCCGCTGATCCCGCCGTATCCGGCGGCGATCCCCGATCACTACAACTGCGAAGTGATGATCTATCGCGGCTACTGGATGGTCAGCTGGTTCAAGAACGAGTTCGGCCTGCGGGAAATGCAGCAGGCCCGGGAGCAGGGCCTGGAACCGGAGCAACTGTTCGATGCGCTGGTCAACGCGGTGCCGCCCGGCTCCATGGGCCTGACCCTGCAACCCTACTGGTCGCCGGGCATCCGCGAGCCGGGTGTAGAGGCCAAGGGCGCGATGATCGGCTTTGGCGACGTGCACACCCGTGCCCATATCTACCGGGCGATCCTCGAGGGGCTGGCCTATGCCTTGCGCCAGGGCAAGGAGCGTATCGAGCGCCGGTCGAAACTGTCGATCAAGCGCTTGCGCGTGGCCGGTGGCGGTTCCCAGAGCGACGCGGCGATGCAACTGACCGCCGATATCTTCGGCCTGCCCGCCGAGCGTCCGCATGTCTACGAGGCGTCCGGGCTGGGGGCGGCGATTGCCTGTGCGGTGGGGCTTGGGCTGTACCCGGACTTCGATACCGCCATCGCCGCCATGACCCGCACCGCCGAGGTGTTCATGCCCCAGCCCGAGGCGCAACAGATGTACGACCGCTTGTACCGCGAGGTCTACCTGCACATGTATCGCCAGCTCAAGCCGCTGTACCAGAGCATTCGCGAGATTACCGGCTACCCGGCGTAG
- a CDS encoding GntR family transcriptional regulator yields the protein MPLSPLQARIARDIVSLVRRERFAIGHHLVESQLAAALNVSRTPVKFAMGHLVEKGMLTYDRNRGFFLARSSEDLVDLASQVMEGSDDPLYLKFAELRLGRQLPELFTEIEFMRQFDVSRAALRAVLSRIQQEGWIEQRAGQGWRFLPMIDSVEAYEESYALRATIEPSGLLSPAFLIDGETLAACRKQQEFIAGGGYLSMTPQELFEANAQFHETLAGCSGNRFLQQTVRRLNQLRRLVEYRQASTRAPRKGQAQEHLAILDCLERGDRLAAADQMRKHLEQARRKKVDPALFE from the coding sequence ATGCCCCTAAGCCCGCTGCAAGCACGCATTGCGCGTGACATTGTTTCTCTCGTGCGTCGTGAACGCTTTGCTATCGGACATCACCTGGTTGAGTCGCAGTTGGCGGCGGCGCTGAACGTCTCGCGCACGCCGGTAAAGTTTGCGATGGGCCATTTGGTCGAAAAAGGCATGCTCACTTACGACCGCAATCGCGGCTTTTTCTTGGCCAGGTCCAGCGAGGATCTCGTCGATCTGGCCTCGCAAGTCATGGAAGGCAGTGACGATCCGCTGTACCTGAAATTTGCCGAATTGCGTCTGGGCAGGCAGCTCCCGGAGCTGTTCACCGAGATTGAATTCATGCGTCAGTTCGATGTGTCACGGGCGGCGCTGAGGGCCGTTCTATCACGCATCCAACAGGAAGGATGGATTGAACAGCGTGCCGGCCAAGGATGGCGTTTTCTCCCCATGATCGACTCAGTGGAGGCGTATGAAGAAAGCTATGCTTTGCGCGCGACCATCGAGCCATCCGGCCTGCTCTCCCCCGCATTCCTGATCGATGGTGAAACGCTGGCGGCCTGTCGCAAGCAGCAAGAGTTCATTGCCGGCGGTGGGTACTTGAGCATGACGCCTCAGGAGTTGTTCGAAGCAAACGCCCAGTTTCACGAGACACTGGCGGGGTGTTCCGGCAATCGCTTCCTGCAGCAAACGGTCCGCCGTTTAAACCAATTGCGTAGGCTTGTGGAATACCGCCAAGCCAGCACGCGAGCGCCACGCAAAGGCCAGGCCCAGGAGCATCTGGCTATTCTCGATTGCCTCGAACGAGGAGACCGCCTTGCAGCAGCCGACCAAATGCGCAAACACCTGGAACAGGCTCGGCGCAAGAAAGTAGATCCAGCGCTGTTCGAATAG
- a CDS encoding aconitate hydratase, with translation MPMSKRRTVSANGVEYRVSDIRGVVTDLGGDYATLPYSLRILAENVLRGETDPEAALKVICARSKEFDIPFRPARVVLQDLLGTPALVDLAGLRDAVAEKGGNPRLVNPVTPTHLVVDHSLNVERWGDASALADNEAIERVRNAERFQFLDWCNKAFSNLSIIPSGKGILHQINLERLTTVVGTQRRGNELWAFPDTLVGTDSHTTMINAIGVLGWGVGGIEAEAAMLGKSLMLRLPDIVGVRLEGYLPGGYLATDIALALTEQLRKAGVIGAFLEFFGPGVAQLSLADRGTLSNMAPEFGATAAMFAIDDRTLHYLRMTGRGGEISGLTEAYARAQGLWHDSLAGVEYNRVVTLDLSTVARSIAGPKQPHQRIVLGQKAPATQLPGGLDNGSVVLAAITSCTNTSNPRGVIAAGLVARNARKRGLKRAPWVKTSFAPGSRVVSDYLERSGLNEDLDALGFNLVGYGCTTCNGMSGPLLSTEIEDEIRARKLETVAATSGNRNFEGRVHPLAREVFIMSAPLIVAYAIAGTYLIDPEKDALGLDDDGVPVYLHELWPSDEELTQIEADNLTADLFDKAYEDVPREAGLIASDLRAGVSDQYPWQANSTYIRKPPYWSDAVSATDTTQDLSNMRVLAMLSDNITTDHISPSGAILPESDAGQYLQSHGIAVQDFNSYGTRRGNHEAAQRATFASPRLKNELLEDGREGPWTLLLPEKKVTTIFQAAQIYAQRKQPLIVVAGKEYGSGSSRDWAAKGPRLLGVRVVVAESFERIHRTNLAGLGILPLQFEDGVSRQSLGLNGRELFSVEGITQDFQPGAKITLLIERENGEKERVSVLSRLDTFEDVRYLRCGGLLPQLLIESMQSASLN, from the coding sequence ATGCCTATGTCAAAGCGTCGAACCGTTAGCGCCAACGGAGTCGAGTACCGTGTCAGCGATATCCGCGGGGTTGTAACTGATCTGGGGGGTGATTACGCAACGCTGCCCTACAGCTTGCGAATCCTGGCCGAGAACGTTTTGCGTGGCGAGACTGATCCTGAAGCCGCACTGAAAGTGATTTGTGCACGCTCCAAAGAATTCGACATTCCGTTTCGACCGGCCAGGGTTGTGCTGCAGGATTTGTTGGGCACGCCGGCACTGGTCGACCTTGCCGGGTTGAGAGATGCCGTCGCCGAGAAAGGTGGCAACCCGCGCCTGGTGAACCCTGTCACCCCCACTCACCTTGTTGTGGATCACTCACTCAATGTCGAGCGTTGGGGCGATGCCAGCGCGCTGGCCGATAACGAGGCCATCGAGCGCGTACGCAATGCCGAGCGTTTCCAGTTCCTGGACTGGTGCAACAAGGCGTTCAGCAATCTTTCGATCATTCCCTCGGGCAAAGGCATCCTGCACCAGATCAACCTTGAGCGCCTGACCACCGTCGTGGGTACTCAGCGCCGTGGCAATGAGCTGTGGGCTTTCCCGGATACGCTGGTAGGTACCGACAGCCATACAACGATGATTAACGCCATTGGCGTGTTGGGCTGGGGGGTTGGGGGGATCGAAGCCGAAGCTGCGATGCTGGGCAAATCGCTGATGCTGCGATTGCCGGACATTGTCGGGGTACGCCTGGAGGGCTACTTGCCTGGGGGCTATCTTGCGACCGACATCGCGCTGGCGTTGACTGAGCAACTTCGTAAAGCGGGGGTTATCGGTGCTTTCCTGGAGTTCTTCGGCCCGGGTGTCGCGCAACTGTCGCTGGCAGACCGGGGAACCTTATCGAACATGGCGCCGGAATTCGGTGCGACAGCGGCAATGTTCGCAATTGATGATCGCACGCTTCACTACCTTCGTATGACCGGGCGTGGCGGTGAGATTTCCGGCCTCACCGAGGCGTATGCGCGTGCACAGGGTCTGTGGCATGACAGTCTCGCGGGCGTTGAGTACAACCGGGTCGTGACCCTTGATCTCAGCACCGTCGCGCGCTCGATTGCCGGGCCGAAGCAGCCTCACCAGCGTATTGTGCTGGGGCAAAAGGCGCCTGCTACCCAACTGCCTGGCGGCCTGGACAATGGCTCTGTGGTGCTCGCCGCCATCACCAGTTGCACCAATACGTCCAACCCCCGTGGAGTGATTGCTGCTGGGCTGGTTGCACGTAACGCCCGCAAGCGTGGACTGAAAAGAGCGCCTTGGGTTAAGACATCCTTCGCACCGGGCTCGAGGGTGGTGTCGGACTATCTTGAGCGGTCTGGCTTGAATGAGGACCTGGATGCGTTAGGTTTCAACCTGGTCGGCTATGGCTGCACGACCTGCAACGGTATGTCCGGCCCGTTGCTCAGTACCGAAATCGAAGACGAAATTCGGGCTCGCAAGCTGGAAACCGTGGCCGCTACTTCCGGCAACCGTAACTTTGAAGGGCGTGTTCACCCGTTGGCCCGCGAAGTCTTCATCATGTCTGCGCCGCTGATCGTTGCGTACGCGATTGCAGGTACCTACCTGATCGACCCGGAAAAAGATGCATTGGGTCTCGACGACGATGGCGTGCCGGTCTATCTCCACGAACTGTGGCCGAGCGATGAGGAACTGACGCAAATCGAAGCCGATAATCTGACTGCCGATTTGTTCGACAAGGCCTATGAAGATGTTCCCCGTGAAGCGGGCTTGATTGCCAGCGACCTGCGCGCCGGCGTCAGCGATCAGTATCCCTGGCAGGCCAACAGCACCTACATCCGCAAACCTCCCTACTGGAGTGATGCGGTGAGTGCGACAGACACCACCCAGGACCTCAGCAACATGCGTGTGCTGGCCATGCTCTCGGACAACATCACCACCGATCACATCTCGCCCTCTGGCGCGATTCTTCCAGAAAGCGATGCGGGTCAATACTTGCAGTCCCACGGCATCGCGGTACAGGACTTCAACTCATATGGCACTCGCCGTGGCAACCATGAGGCCGCGCAGCGTGCGACCTTCGCAAGCCCCCGCCTGAAAAACGAACTGCTTGAAGATGGCCGTGAAGGCCCGTGGACATTGCTTCTGCCCGAGAAAAAAGTCACCACGATTTTCCAGGCCGCGCAGATTTACGCACAGCGCAAGCAGCCGCTGATCGTTGTGGCCGGCAAAGAGTACGGCAGCGGTTCTTCCCGTGACTGGGCGGCAAAGGGCCCGCGCCTGTTAGGCGTGCGGGTGGTCGTGGCCGAAAGCTTCGAACGCATTCACCGCACCAACCTGGCGGGTCTCGGCATTTTGCCTTTGCAGTTTGAAGACGGTGTTTCTCGCCAGAGCCTGGGCTTGAACGGACGCGAATTATTCAGCGTTGAAGGCATCACCCAAGACTTCCAGCCGGGCGCAAAAATCACTCTCCTGATCGAGCGTGAGAATGGCGAGAAAGAGCGGGTGTCGGTCTTGAGCCGCCTGGACACCTTCGAAGACGTTCGCTACTTGCGCTGCGGTGGTTTGCTGCCGCAGCTGCTGATCGAAAGTATGCAGAGCGCCTCCCTCAACTGA